Proteins from one Ardenticatena maritima genomic window:
- a CDS encoding ubiquitin-like domain-containing protein, protein MSESSLNPEHRAVIVARPAVSTWWPTHGLFTLAALLLLIAALAQGYRLSAHTVTLVINGTPIQIRTHQQTLGGLLAEQGLTLRPEDVLIPGAETRLSARTPLELHLAREITFDLYGVQQTVYSHAPTVADFLYEQGVSLGAEDRLYLDGTPITPETPLPTADFFQRPRAHVELVRATPLLVDLDGITLRLFTRAETLAQALREEGITLYPEDIISPRPNTPVAPNMHVSIRRATPFSVQVDGQTLTARTHAPTVGDALAELGVSLSPLDRVEPPLETALTDDTAITITRVEHEIIVERETIPFQRVLVPDPTLEIDTFAVREEGAPGTRAREILVVYENGEEKERIVQREWVEQEPVNRVVAYGTNIVIRTLDTPNGPIQYWRRTRMLATSYTAASSGKPKDHPRYGITRTGLPAGYGIVAVDPRVVPLWTQVYVPGYGQACACDTGGGVIGAWIDLGYDEDNYKPWYRWVDVYWVAPPPPPDRIQYILPTAQVP, encoded by the coding sequence ATGAGTGAATCATCTCTCAATCCAGAGCATCGTGCGGTCATCGTTGCTCGCCCAGCCGTCTCAACATGGTGGCCCACACACGGCTTGTTTACACTGGCGGCGCTCCTGCTGCTGATTGCCGCACTCGCACAAGGATACCGCCTCAGCGCGCACACGGTTACGCTGGTCATCAACGGCACGCCCATTCAAATACGCACACACCAGCAAACGCTGGGCGGTCTGCTCGCCGAACAGGGGCTGACCCTTCGTCCCGAAGACGTGCTCATTCCCGGTGCGGAAACCCGTTTGAGCGCCCGCACCCCCCTCGAACTCCATCTCGCGCGCGAAATCACATTTGACCTGTACGGCGTTCAACAAACAGTCTATTCACACGCGCCCACGGTGGCTGATTTTTTGTACGAACAAGGGGTTTCCCTCGGAGCGGAAGACCGCCTGTATCTCGATGGAACGCCCATCACGCCAGAAACGCCGCTGCCGACCGCCGACTTTTTCCAACGCCCACGGGCGCATGTGGAACTGGTGCGCGCGACGCCGCTGCTCGTTGATTTGGACGGTATCACCTTGCGCCTCTTCACCCGCGCCGAAACCCTGGCGCAAGCCCTGCGCGAAGAAGGCATCACCCTTTATCCCGAAGACATCATCAGTCCGCGCCCCAACACGCCCGTTGCGCCCAACATGCACGTCAGCATTCGCCGCGCAACACCGTTTAGCGTGCAGGTTGATGGGCAAACACTCACCGCCCGCACGCACGCCCCCACCGTTGGCGACGCCCTCGCCGAGTTGGGCGTCAGCCTTTCACCGCTGGATCGCGTCGAGCCGCCGCTGGAAACAGCGTTGACGGACGACACCGCTATCACCATCACGCGCGTCGAACACGAAATCATCGTAGAGCGCGAAACCATCCCCTTCCAGCGGGTACTCGTTCCCGACCCCACACTGGAAATTGATACGTTCGCCGTGCGCGAGGAAGGCGCACCGGGCACACGCGCACGCGAGATTTTGGTGGTGTACGAAAACGGGGAAGAAAAAGAGCGCATCGTCCAGCGTGAATGGGTGGAACAAGAACCGGTCAACCGTGTGGTGGCGTACGGCACGAACATCGTCATCCGCACGCTCGATACCCCCAACGGACCCATCCAGTATTGGCGGCGCACCCGTATGCTCGCCACCAGTTATACCGCCGCTTCCAGCGGCAAGCCCAAAGACCACCCACGCTACGGCATCACCCGCACGGGGTTGCCAGCCGGCTATGGCATTGTCGCGGTTGACCCGCGCGTTGTCCCGCTTTGGACACAAGTCTATGTGCCAGGGTATGGGCAAGCCTGCGCCTGCGATACCGGCGGCGGCGTCATCGGCGCATGGATTGACCTGGGATACGACGAGGACAACTACAAGCCCTGGTATCGCTGGGTGGACGTGTACTGGGTAGCGCCTCCGCCCCCGCCCGACCGCATCCAATACATTCTCCCAACAGCCCAAGTGCCATGA
- the ilvD gene encoding dihydroxy-acid dehydratase, which translates to MSRQEQTQERLNWRSAVITEGVARTPNRAMLRAVGFDDEDFTKPIVGLANAYSNLTPCNLGIWRLAARAEKALREAGAMPQMFGTITVSDGISMGTEGMKYSLVSREVIADAIETVCNAQAMDGLLATGGCDKNMPGAMIAIARLNIPAIFVYGGTIKPGHYDGQDLTIVSAFEAVGEYSAGRIDEETLREIERHACPGAGACGGMYTANTMSSVIEAMGMSLPYSSTMAAEDDEKVRNIEESARVLMDAIRANRRPRDIMTRKAFENAIAVVMAVGGSTNAVLHLLAMAHAADVPLSLDDFEAIRKRVPVLCDLKPSGRYVTVDFHRAGGVPQVMKILLNHGVLHGDALTITGQTIAEVLADVPDEPSPDQDVIRPWDNPLYDEGHLVVLRGNLAPEGAIAKVTGVKKRRITGPARVFESEETCLQAILDGKIQAGDVVIIRYEGPKGGPGMREMLAPTSAIIGAGLGDSVGLITDGRFSGGTYGMVVGHVAPEAAVGGPIALVQEGDMVTIDADQNLLEVHLSDEELARRRAEWTPPPPRYTRGVLAKYARLVSSSSRGAVTDLFDE; encoded by the coding sequence ATGAGCCGGCAAGAACAAACCCAAGAACGTTTGAATTGGCGCAGCGCGGTCATCACGGAGGGGGTGGCGCGCACGCCCAACCGCGCCATGTTGCGCGCTGTGGGCTTCGACGATGAGGACTTCACCAAGCCCATCGTCGGGTTGGCTAATGCGTACAGCAATCTCACGCCGTGCAACCTGGGCATTTGGCGGCTGGCTGCACGCGCCGAAAAAGCGTTGCGTGAAGCGGGGGCGATGCCGCAGATGTTTGGGACGATTACGGTCAGCGATGGGATTTCGATGGGCACCGAAGGCATGAAGTACTCGCTCGTCTCGCGCGAGGTGATTGCCGACGCCATCGAAACCGTCTGCAACGCGCAGGCAATGGATGGTTTGCTGGCCACCGGGGGGTGCGACAAGAACATGCCCGGAGCGATGATTGCCATCGCCCGGCTCAACATTCCCGCTATTTTTGTGTACGGCGGCACAATCAAGCCCGGCCACTATGATGGGCAGGATTTGACCATTGTGAGCGCGTTTGAGGCGGTGGGTGAATACAGCGCGGGACGCATTGACGAAGAGACGTTGCGCGAAATTGAACGCCATGCGTGCCCCGGAGCAGGCGCATGTGGCGGTATGTACACCGCCAATACGATGTCGTCGGTTATCGAAGCAATGGGCATGAGCCTTCCCTACTCTTCGACCATGGCGGCGGAAGATGACGAGAAAGTGCGCAACATTGAAGAATCGGCGCGCGTGCTGATGGATGCCATCCGTGCCAACCGCCGCCCGCGCGATATTATGACCCGCAAGGCGTTCGAGAATGCGATTGCCGTGGTTATGGCTGTGGGCGGTTCCACCAATGCTGTGTTGCACTTGCTGGCGATGGCGCACGCCGCCGATGTTCCGCTCTCGCTGGATGATTTTGAAGCCATCCGCAAACGTGTACCGGTGCTTTGCGACCTGAAACCGTCGGGACGCTATGTCACCGTTGATTTTCACCGTGCGGGCGGCGTTCCGCAGGTGATGAAGATCTTGCTCAACCATGGCGTCCTGCATGGCGACGCGCTCACGATTACCGGGCAAACCATCGCCGAAGTCCTTGCCGATGTTCCCGATGAACCCTCGCCCGACCAGGATGTGATTCGCCCGTGGGACAACCCGCTCTATGACGAAGGGCACTTGGTGGTGTTGCGCGGCAACCTGGCACCCGAGGGGGCGATTGCGAAGGTCACCGGCGTGAAGAAGCGCCGCATTACCGGTCCGGCGCGTGTGTTTGAATCTGAGGAAACCTGTTTGCAAGCCATTCTGGACGGCAAGATTCAGGCGGGCGATGTGGTCATCATCCGCTATGAAGGACCCAAAGGCGGCCCCGGTATGCGTGAAATGCTCGCGCCCACGTCGGCTATCATCGGCGCCGGCTTGGGCGACAGTGTCGGGCTGATTACCGATGGGCGCTTCTCCGGCGGCACGTATGGGATGGTTGTCGGGCACGTTGCGCCCGAAGCGGCTGTGGGGGGGCCTATTGCGCTGGTGCAGGAAGGCGATATGGTGACGATTGACGCCGACCAGAACTTGTTGGAAGTTCATCTGAGCGATGAAGAACTGGCACGCCGCCGCGCCGAATGGACGCCCCCGCCGCCTCGCTACACCCGCGGTGTGCTCGCGAAATATGCGCGCCTGGTTTCCAGCAGTAGCCGGGGCGCGGTGACCGACTTGTTCGACGAATAG
- a CDS encoding YkvA family protein: protein MTPSHNRWHLLWQHGVLAWRLFRDEHVSPFLKMIPIASLFYIVSPVDILPDVMPIAGQLDDVGLFLLALQTFISLAPQDIVDMYRRQLGLSPDLEEDADIIDVDAEWLDFDEE from the coding sequence GTGACACCATCTCATAACCGTTGGCATTTGCTTTGGCAGCATGGCGTTCTGGCGTGGCGGCTTTTCCGCGATGAACATGTGAGCCCATTCTTGAAAATGATTCCCATCGCCAGCCTCTTTTACATCGTCTCGCCCGTGGACATCTTGCCGGACGTGATGCCGATAGCGGGGCAATTAGACGATGTTGGGCTTTTCCTGCTGGCGTTGCAAACATTCATCAGTTTGGCGCCGCAGGATATCGTTGACATGTACCGCCGCCAATTGGGGCTTTCCCCCGATTTGGAAGAGGATGCCGACATTATTGACGTTGATGCCGAATGGCTTGATTTTGATGAAGAGTGA
- the rsmA gene encoding 16S rRNA (adenine(1518)-N(6)/adenine(1519)-N(6))-dimethyltransferase RsmA: MNRQEVRRLLAAHGLRPRKGLGQNFLVDETALQRIAETAEIAPHETVVEIGPGLGALTEHLLARAEHVIAIELDANMVAILRERFGAQPHFHLVEGDVLEQNIPALVQHLTGQPRYKVTANLPYYITSAAIRHLLESQPTPDLIVLLVQREVAERIVAQPGAMSLLAVSVQVYGTPSLVARVPAGAFYPPPKVESAILKIVPHARPHVRPEEAEQFFRLVRAGFHQKRKQLRNTLSAGLHLPKEETDRLLQAAGIQPSQRAETLSIDDWRRLFDVWRAHQEGSASSK, encoded by the coding sequence ATGAACCGCCAGGAAGTTCGCCGCCTGCTCGCCGCGCATGGCTTGCGCCCCCGCAAAGGATTGGGGCAAAATTTTCTGGTGGATGAAACCGCCCTGCAACGCATTGCCGAAACAGCCGAAATCGCCCCGCATGAAACCGTGGTCGAAATTGGACCGGGGCTGGGCGCGCTCACCGAGCATCTGTTGGCGCGCGCTGAACACGTCATCGCCATTGAATTGGACGCAAACATGGTCGCGATTCTGCGTGAACGCTTCGGCGCACAGCCCCACTTTCACCTGGTGGAAGGCGACGTTTTGGAGCAAAACATCCCGGCTTTGGTGCAACACCTGACCGGACAACCCCGCTACAAAGTGACCGCCAATCTCCCCTACTACATCACCTCCGCCGCCATTCGCCACTTGCTGGAAAGCCAGCCCACGCCCGACCTGATTGTCCTGCTTGTCCAGCGGGAAGTGGCCGAGCGCATTGTCGCGCAACCGGGGGCGATGAGCCTGCTGGCGGTGAGTGTTCAGGTGTACGGCACACCTTCGCTCGTGGCGCGTGTGCCGGCGGGGGCGTTCTATCCCCCACCCAAGGTGGAATCCGCCATCCTGAAAATTGTGCCCCACGCGCGCCCGCATGTGCGCCCAGAAGAAGCCGAGCAGTTTTTTCGGCTGGTGCGCGCTGGGTTTCACCAAAAACGCAAACAATTGCGCAACACGCTCTCGGCGGGGCTTCACCTGCCGAAAGAAGAAACCGACCGCCTTTTGCAGGCGGCCGGCATTCAACCTTCACAACGCGCTGAAACGCTTTCGATTGACGATTGGCGACGTCTGTTCGACGTCTGGCGTGCCCATCAAGAAGGGTCGGCTTCTTCCAAATAA
- a CDS encoding TrmH family RNA methyltransferase encodes MITSLANPRVKAARALHRRRMREREGKILLEGARLVHDAFQAGVAFEALFYTSDQAAHIPEALRSCAWLVSEEVMQALSDTVTPQGIVAVAERPQLAWPTSATLLLIADNVRDPGNLGTLLRAAAGAGVEGVLLPKGTVDVWSPKVLRAGMGAHFRLPVRAGLTWEEIAQAVNGLTVYVADARGAVRYFDVDWTAPTVLIVGGETEGIGEAARALAHTAVAIPLAREVESLNAAMAGTVILFEARRQRLMRST; translated from the coding sequence ATGATTACCAGCCTCGCCAATCCACGTGTCAAGGCTGCCCGCGCGTTGCATCGTCGCCGTATGCGTGAGCGCGAGGGCAAAATCTTGCTGGAAGGCGCTCGCCTGGTGCATGACGCATTCCAGGCCGGCGTTGCTTTTGAAGCGCTTTTCTACACATCCGACCAGGCGGCGCATATTCCAGAGGCGTTGCGCTCGTGCGCCTGGCTGGTGAGTGAAGAGGTGATGCAGGCGCTCAGCGATACGGTCACGCCACAGGGCATTGTCGCTGTTGCCGAGCGCCCACAGCTGGCGTGGCCGACATCTGCTACGTTGCTCCTCATCGCCGACAATGTGCGCGATCCCGGCAATTTGGGCACGCTGTTGCGCGCCGCCGCCGGTGCAGGCGTGGAAGGGGTGTTGCTCCCCAAAGGGACGGTGGACGTGTGGAGCCCGAAAGTGCTGCGCGCCGGCATGGGGGCGCATTTTCGCCTGCCGGTGCGGGCGGGGCTGACGTGGGAAGAGATAGCGCAAGCGGTCAATGGGTTGACCGTGTACGTTGCCGACGCGCGGGGAGCGGTGCGCTATTTCGACGTGGATTGGACGGCGCCAACGGTGCTGATTGTTGGCGGTGAAACAGAAGGCATTGGCGAGGCTGCGCGTGCTTTGGCGCACACCGCCGTCGCCATTCCATTGGCGCGCGAAGTGGAATCGCTCAATGCGGCGATGGCGGGGACGGTGATTCTCTTCGAGGCGCGACGGCAGCGGTTGATGCGTTCAACATAG
- the rplT gene encoding 50S ribosomal protein L20, with amino-acid sequence MARVKGGFRTRRRHKKILKMARGYRGAAHRRFRAANEAVLKALRNQTRDRKRRKRDFRRLWIQRINAAARLHGLSYSRFIYGLKQAGVELDRKVLADMAVNDADGFAKLVELAKQHQK; translated from the coding sequence ATGGCTCGCGTGAAAGGCGGTTTCCGAACCCGCCGACGACACAAAAAAATCCTGAAAATGGCGCGCGGTTATCGTGGGGCAGCCCACCGCCGTTTCCGCGCCGCCAACGAAGCCGTTCTGAAAGCCCTGCGCAACCAGACGCGCGACCGCAAGCGCCGCAAGCGCGATTTTCGCCGTCTCTGGATTCAGCGCATCAACGCCGCCGCCCGCCTGCATGGCTTGAGCTACAGCCGCTTCATTTATGGGCTGAAGCAAGCCGGTGTGGAACTCGATCGCAAGGTGCTGGCTGATATGGCGGTGAATGACGCGGACGGGTTCGCCAAATTGGTGGAACTTGCCAAGCAGCACCAGAAGTAA
- a CDS encoding branched-chain amino acid transaminase: protein MQPTDYIWMDGKLVPWEQATVHVLAHALHYGTSVFEGIRAYNTKRGPAVLALQDHTRRLFNSAKMMRMEIPYTEDEINNAILETLRANNLKSAYIRPLVFRGMNKLGVDGRGCPVQVAIATIEWGRYLGEEAIEQGVDVGVSSWRRMAPGTLMAMGKIGGQYVNSQLVAMEAHDRGFAEGIALDIYGYVSEGSGENLFLVFDGVVYTPPTGNSILMGITRKLVMQLLADLNIPVKEQVISREMLYIADELFFTGTAAEVTPIRSVDGIPVGSGRRGPITEKVQREFFGITSGEIEDRHGWLTYVYEEAPAS from the coding sequence ATGCAACCAACTGATTACATTTGGATGGATGGCAAACTGGTGCCTTGGGAACAAGCAACCGTCCACGTGTTGGCGCATGCCCTGCACTATGGCACAAGCGTGTTTGAGGGCATTCGGGCTTACAACACCAAGCGCGGTCCGGCGGTGTTGGCGCTCCAAGACCATACGCGCCGCCTCTTCAACTCGGCGAAGATGATGCGCATGGAAATCCCCTACACCGAAGACGAAATCAACAACGCCATTTTGGAAACCCTGCGCGCGAACAACCTCAAATCGGCCTACATTCGCCCGCTCGTCTTCCGTGGGATGAACAAATTGGGCGTTGATGGCCGCGGATGCCCGGTGCAAGTGGCGATTGCTACCATTGAATGGGGGCGCTACCTGGGCGAAGAAGCCATCGAGCAGGGTGTGGATGTGGGTGTGAGTTCGTGGCGGCGCATGGCGCCCGGCACGTTGATGGCGATGGGCAAGATTGGTGGGCAATACGTCAACTCGCAATTGGTGGCGATGGAAGCCCACGATCGTGGTTTCGCCGAGGGCATTGCGCTGGATATTTACGGCTACGTGAGCGAAGGCAGTGGTGAAAACCTCTTCCTGGTGTTTGATGGTGTTGTGTACACGCCGCCGACGGGCAATTCCATCTTGATGGGGATTACGCGCAAGTTGGTGATGCAACTGCTCGCGGATTTGAATATCCCCGTGAAAGAGCAAGTCATCTCGCGCGAAATGCTCTACATTGCCGATGAATTGTTCTTCACGGGTACAGCCGCCGAAGTGACGCCCATTCGCTCGGTGGACGGCATTCCGGTGGGGAGCGGCCGCCGTGGTCCCATCACCGAAAAGGTGCAGCGTGAATTCTTTGGCATTACAAGCGGCGAGATTGAAGACCGGCATGGCTGGCTGACCTACGTGTACGAAGAGGCGCCGGCGAGTTAG
- a CDS encoding NUDIX hydrolase, producing the protein MDQQTRGRYALVPRTLIFLRRDDAVLLLRGAAHKWFAGRYNGVGGHVERGETIIEAAMRETYEETGVQPTDLALRGVIHIVGDPGVLLFVFVGRAVGDIHATTDEGTLEWIPLSALANMPLVADLRWLLPRVLDEQREIVYATFTFANNHVEIRTPGGDIETIELDT; encoded by the coding sequence ATGGACCAACAGACACGCGGGCGCTATGCGCTCGTTCCACGCACTCTCATTTTCTTGCGCCGCGATGACGCCGTTTTGCTCTTGCGTGGTGCAGCCCACAAATGGTTCGCCGGACGCTACAACGGTGTTGGGGGGCATGTCGAACGCGGCGAAACCATCATCGAAGCCGCCATGCGCGAAACATACGAAGAGACGGGCGTGCAGCCCACCGATTTGGCGTTGCGCGGTGTGATTCACATTGTTGGCGACCCCGGTGTGTTGCTCTTTGTCTTCGTGGGGCGTGCTGTGGGCGATATTCACGCGACCACAGATGAAGGCACGCTCGAATGGATACCGCTTTCGGCGCTTGCAAACATGCCCCTGGTGGCTGATTTGCGCTGGTTGTTGCCCCGTGTGCTGGACGAACAGCGCGAGATTGTGTACGCTACATTTACCTTCGCCAACAATCACGTGGAGATTCGCACACCGGGCGGAGACATTGAGACGATTGAACTGGACACATGA
- a CDS encoding AlbA family DNA-binding domain-containing protein, with protein MVASHNLPPADEQHAYLPANASRRQIAETLAAFANTRGGRLVLGLNRQQRLIGVENPQAVIERVLDAAWHIEPPLTRSMPFPRTETLDGKTVVIVDVPAGLSHAYRFEGRFYGRRGAQNEPLDADALRQLLLTRGEVTFESLPVRGATLDDLDMQAVQAYASRVERFVGLSPLDVLRRRGCVTPNDEPTYAGILLFGYAPQRFLPSAQIVLARYPGREMGDRFLRHVADGTLPQQILQAEAFLVDNMRRGAVMRGLVREEQTEYPIEAVREAIVNAVAHRDYSIRGAEIQIFMFADRIEVISPGRLPGHVTLQNLLHERFSRNEIIVQVLSDMGFIERLGYGIDRIVRVMAQAGLPAPRFEETANGFKLTLFGHGEQMLSTDRESASRWKHLGLNERQIRALEFIAENGRITNRDYQQLVPDVSAETLRRDLAQLVEMGLLIKVGEKRGTYYIFK; from the coding sequence ATGGTTGCCAGCCATAACCTGCCCCCCGCCGACGAACAACACGCCTACCTTCCCGCCAATGCATCACGCCGCCAGATTGCTGAAACGCTGGCGGCGTTTGCCAATACGCGCGGCGGGCGGCTGGTGCTTGGTCTGAATCGCCAGCAACGCCTCATCGGCGTAGAGAACCCGCAAGCCGTCATCGAACGCGTCCTCGATGCCGCATGGCACATTGAACCGCCGCTTACGCGCTCCATGCCGTTCCCTCGCACCGAAACGCTCGACGGCAAAACGGTTGTTATCGTGGATGTGCCGGCGGGTTTGTCGCATGCATACCGTTTTGAGGGGCGATTTTACGGGCGACGGGGCGCACAAAACGAACCACTCGACGCCGACGCCTTGCGTCAGTTGCTCTTGACGCGCGGCGAAGTGACGTTTGAGAGCCTTCCGGTGCGCGGCGCCACGCTGGACGACCTGGACATGCAAGCGGTACAGGCGTATGCCAGCCGGGTGGAGCGCTTTGTCGGGCTCTCGCCGCTGGATGTGCTCCGCCGCCGCGGGTGTGTCACCCCCAATGACGAACCAACCTACGCGGGGATATTGCTTTTTGGCTACGCACCGCAGCGCTTTCTGCCCAGCGCCCAAATTGTGCTGGCACGCTACCCCGGACGCGAAATGGGCGACCGTTTTTTGCGCCATGTGGCAGACGGCACCCTACCCCAACAAATCCTGCAAGCCGAAGCCTTTTTGGTGGATAACATGCGCCGCGGCGCGGTGATGCGCGGGTTGGTACGTGAAGAGCAAACCGAATACCCCATCGAGGCGGTACGCGAAGCCATCGTCAACGCTGTGGCGCACCGTGATTACAGCATTCGCGGCGCAGAAATTCAAATCTTCATGTTCGCCGACCGCATCGAAGTCATCAGTCCGGGGCGCTTGCCCGGTCATGTCACGCTGCAAAATCTTCTGCATGAACGCTTCAGCCGCAATGAAATCATCGTGCAAGTGCTCAGCGATATGGGCTTTATCGAGCGGCTGGGGTACGGTATTGACCGCATTGTGCGCGTCATGGCGCAAGCAGGGCTGCCCGCCCCACGCTTTGAAGAGACCGCCAACGGCTTCAAACTCACCCTGTTTGGGCACGGCGAACAGATGCTGAGCACCGACCGCGAATCGGCAAGCCGCTGGAAGCATCTCGGACTGAACGAGCGCCAAATCCGCGCGTTGGAGTTCATCGCCGAAAACGGGCGCATCACCAACCGCGACTACCAACAACTCGTGCCGGACGTGAGCGCCGAAACCCTGCGCCGCGACTTGGCGCAACTGGTCGAAATGGGGTTGCTCATCAAAGTCGGGGAAAAGCGCGGCACGTATTACATTTTCAAATGA
- a CDS encoding RNA polymerase sigma factor — protein MSAKSETDLVQALRAGDQSACDELVRRYYDTVYRVALHLTGQPDAAEDVLQETFISACQAAQSFRNDARLSTWLYRIARNRGLQWQRSQRETVPLETDEDDEQAFNSVIADMRHIPDQALLSQELFDVVDRAILALPETLRQAFLLREFEGLSTKEAAEALGISQSALKVRLHRARQQIQETVRRYLEEADPS, from the coding sequence ATGTCTGCAAAAAGTGAAACCGACCTTGTTCAGGCGCTTCGTGCCGGCGACCAATCGGCATGCGATGAATTGGTGCGCCGTTATTACGATACCGTCTATCGTGTTGCCCTTCATCTCACCGGGCAACCGGATGCCGCCGAAGATGTCCTTCAAGAGACGTTTATCAGCGCGTGCCAGGCGGCGCAATCGTTTCGGAACGACGCCCGTTTGAGTACGTGGCTCTATCGTATCGCGCGCAATCGTGGTTTGCAGTGGCAGCGCAGCCAGCGCGAAACGGTGCCGTTGGAAACCGACGAAGATGACGAGCAGGCGTTCAATAGTGTCATCGCTGATATGCGCCATATTCCCGACCAGGCTCTGCTTTCGCAAGAACTGTTTGATGTCGTGGACCGCGCGATTCTTGCTTTGCCCGAAACGCTCCGCCAAGCGTTTCTGTTGCGTGAATTTGAAGGCCTTTCAACCAAAGAAGCCGCCGAAGCGTTGGGTATTTCCCAAAGTGCGCTGAAAGTGCGGCTTCACCGTGCCCGCCAACAGATTCAAGAGACGGTGCGCCGTTATTTGGAAGAAGCCGACCCTTCTTGA
- a CDS encoding large ribosomal subunit protein bL35, whose amino-acid sequence MPKMKTHKATSKRYKITGTGKVLRMKVSKGHLRYHKPKRVRRRFDKYIKVTHKGTIRRIRRSAPALWK is encoded by the coding sequence ATGCCGAAGATGAAGACCCACAAAGCTACATCGAAGCGGTACAAAATCACGGGCACGGGCAAAGTGTTGCGCATGAAGGTCTCGAAAGGGCACTTGCGCTACCACAAGCCCAAGCGCGTGCGCCGTCGCTTCGATAAGTACATCAAGGTGACCCACAAGGGTACCATCCGCCGGATTCGTCGCTCGGCGCCGGCGCTCTGGAAGTAA
- a CDS encoding DUF3891 family protein, protein MIRYTAENDWLLTTQPHHALVSAFLAAHWRGDADFPRPDPWPLLLVAVAEHDLGWHAWEAAPTLNQRGEPRDFLEMSLDDHLAIWRQGIAYALQQSRLIALLVSCHFTYLYEGRRSEAPVLAMLDEQSALQARLRAELGLDENATREAYSLIRLMDWFSLALALGRAEHGSVDLGSGPGGVPLVLEPLDDATHLTVRPWPFDTDSLHVRMEARRVPRRTFADDADFRETLRQAPLVLREWRLMRVARQV, encoded by the coding sequence GTGATTCGCTATACCGCCGAAAACGATTGGTTGCTGACAACCCAACCCCACCATGCGCTGGTCTCGGCGTTTCTGGCGGCGCATTGGCGGGGCGATGCCGACTTTCCCCGTCCCGACCCCTGGCCGCTTCTGTTGGTGGCTGTCGCCGAGCACGACCTGGGGTGGCATGCGTGGGAAGCCGCGCCGACGCTCAACCAACGTGGCGAGCCGCGCGATTTTCTGGAAATGAGCCTTGATGACCACCTGGCGATTTGGCGGCAAGGCATTGCCTACGCCTTGCAACAAAGCCGCCTGATTGCCTTGCTTGTGAGTTGCCACTTCACCTACTTGTACGAAGGTCGCCGCAGTGAAGCCCCTGTGCTGGCGATGTTGGACGAACAGTCCGCATTGCAAGCCCGTTTGCGGGCCGAATTGGGGCTTGACGAAAACGCCACGCGCGAGGCGTATAGCCTGATTCGCCTCATGGACTGGTTCTCGCTGGCGTTGGCGCTGGGGCGTGCCGAGCATGGCAGTGTGGACCTGGGCAGTGGTCCGGGGGGTGTGCCGCTGGTGCTTGAACCGCTTGACGATGCCACCCATCTCACCGTGCGCCCGTGGCCGTTTGATACCGACAGCCTGCACGTGCGCATGGAAGCCCGCCGGGTGCCGCGCCGCACCTTTGCGGATGATGCGGATTTTCGCGAAACCCTGCGCCAAGCGCCGCTCGTGCTCCGTGAATGGCGTCTGATGCGTGTGGCGCGTCAGGTCTAG